One stretch of Archocentrus centrarchus isolate MPI-CPG fArcCen1 chromosome 5, fArcCen1, whole genome shotgun sequence DNA includes these proteins:
- the LOC115780385 gene encoding CTTNBP2 N-terminal-like protein, protein MLEFSKTSEGHMKSKLNMESLNKQELLMLFSILEGELEARDLVIEALKAQRKELFIQERYGRYNLSDPFQALQRDSEAVGGQNKEAGCSSSTSNPLVVLKLVVSHCRRMQEKMLAQLAAAESRHRRVIADLEEEKRKHAEDTAEGDDVTYILEKERERLQQQLEFERSQVRRLEKEQRRITDQLEEERAQHKQLSCALAKECKWASSRALEEGHRLTELGRKLEKEKETCQSLRKELEDERTKALRMEARVEEQLAEFDTEREQLRSRLKKEEAHCCQLQQQVEELKRKLEEVNTVKETRGSITASVEAGGKEWAIKIPPGKSLVESIKVEEEDRDQPAAQPNGHHCPIEINGHHGPQNGNETPQIQTQTSFSSSTAVSPTLPCSSPGTSPVLAKRPPGSPNPGSFQSPYQAGINQRFHAARHKFQGTTDPEPQSQAVQPTLPLSPKDHSPVTVTSSPEGSPVKQIARSTVTQVLSRFTTGQQSVTAKLPTQNNSPFGTDYRSLAAPLSPVLARAAGIIPQGIKSPTIPRAERGNPPPIPPKKPGLAQAPSSPAAVPRSASHFSDSPLSGSCGLTSSQEGVKELDMVVSSN, encoded by the exons ATGCTGGAGTTCTCAAAGACCTCAGAGGGCCACATGAAG TCCAAACTAAACATGGAGAGTTTGAACAAGCAAGAGTTGCTGATGCTTTTCAGCATCCTGGAGGGAGAACTGGAAGCCCGGGATCTCGTCATTGAAGCCCTAAAG GCCCAGCGTAAAGAGCTATTCATTCAGGAGCGCTATGGAAGGTACAACCTCAGTGACCCCTTCCAGGCCTTgcagagagacagtgaggcTGTGGGGGGCCAGAACAAGGAGGCTGGCTGTTCTTCCTCCACCTCCAACCCTctagtggttctcaaactggtGGTAAGCCACTGCAGGAGAATGCAGGAGAAGATGCTGGCCCAgctggctgcagctgaaagcaggCACAGAAGG gtcatTGCAGACCttgaggaggaaaagaggaagcatGCAGAGGATACAGCAGAGGGAGATGATGTCACTTACATCCTGGAAAAGGAGAGGGAGCGCTTACAACAGCAG CTGGAATTTGAGAGGAGCCAGGTTCGCcgtctggaaaaagaacagcgGCGCATTACTGACCAGCTAGAAGAAGAACGGGCTCAGCACAAACAGCTCTCCTGTGCTTTGGCCAAAGAGTGCAAGTGGGCCAGTTCCAGAGCTCTGGAGGAGGGACACCGACTAACTGAGCTGGGCCGTAAACTTGAAAAG GAAAAGGAGACTTGTCAGTCCCTGAGAAAAGAACTGGAAGATGAGAGGACAAAAGCTTTGAGGATGGAGGCAAGGGTGGAGGAGCAGCTGGCTGAGTTTGACACAGAGCGTGAACAGCTCCGCTCACGTTTGAAGAAGGAAGAAGCTCATTGTTGTCAGCTACAACAACAG GTAGAGGAGCTCAAGAGGAAGCTGGAGGAAGTGAACACAGTGAAAGAAACTAGAGGATCCATCACAGCTTCAGtggaggcaggaggaaaagagtgGGCCATAAAAATTCCTCCAGGAAAGTCATTAGTAGAGTCTATTAAGGttgaagaggaggacagagaccAGCCAGCTGCACAGCCAAATGGTCACCATTGTCCGATAGAGATTAACGGGCATCATGGCCCACAGAATGGGAATGAAACTCCTCAGATTCAGACCCAAACATCATTTTCCTCCTCCACTGCTGTTTCCCCCACGCTTCCTTGTTCCTCCCCCGGCACCTCACCTGTTCTTGCCAAACGGCCACCAGGCAGTCCAAACCCTGGAAGCTTTCAGTCTCCCTACCAAGCTGGGATCAATCAGCGTTTCCATGCTGCTCGTCATAAATTCCAGGGTACCACTGACCCAGAGCCGCAGTCCCAGGCTGTACAGCCTACTCTTCCTCTCTCGCCGAAAGACCACTCTCCTGTGACAGTCACCTCCTCCCCAGAGGGCAGCCCGGTCAAGCAGATTGCTCGCAGCACAGTTACTCAAGTCTTGTCACGTTTCACCACTGGCCAGCAAAGTGTTACAGCAAAGCTCCCCACACAGAACAACTCACCCTTCGGTACAGACTACCGCAGCCTGGCAGCACCCTTGTCTCCAGTCCTTGCAAGGGCTGCGGGGATAATTCCCCAGGGCATAAAATCACCCACCATACCCAGGGCAGAGCGGGGCAACCCTCCACCAATCCCCCCTAAGAAGCCAGGTCTAGCCCAGGCCCCTTCTTCTCCAGCTGCAGTGCCCAGGTCTGCCAGCCATTTCTCTGATAGCCCCCTTTCAGGAAGCTGCGGCCTCACCTCTAGCCAGGAAGGAGTTAAAGAACTGGACATGGTGGTTTCATCCAATTAA